A region from the Aegilops tauschii subsp. strangulata cultivar AL8/78 chromosome 5, Aet v6.0, whole genome shotgun sequence genome encodes:
- the LOC120963943 gene encoding serine/threonine-protein phosphatase 7 long form homolog has translation MVWLLDDHWDKQHRSYAMSVQQRELAPLKLRSHGISLGGMRYDERYTPYVREAGLLPFIELVRRSTPPNNVAALTALIDHWRPETHTFHLRTGEMTVTLQDIAMITGLPIDGNPLCMNTDSEGWRAQMQALIGMVPPEPREPEREHKKKERVAAGATFTWISSNFAHCPDDANEDMVKTYARVYMWYVISRTMFADGTGKHAPWMWLKALNVFDSKWSWGSATLAYLYRQLDDASCRHTGGIGGCLLALSIWSWERLPVGRPKTVKYEDWDDKDDPLRLPTWAYKWDVLNETTDDPSVMYKLYKSELDAITPEQVEWEPYEKGESFGNPIEFKLNPMCIRDRDLWHMRCPLICNWAVELHLPHRVFRQFGLFQPHPPEWEDTDKLLHELDRKKQRKIKDWASHHRKYVVQFALSVEQARAGKRAQLREHCPIAFNNYLAWFLASTRVEVCQPAYAEEILEEPTFFMR, from the exons atggtttggcttctcgatgatcattgggacaaacaacaccggtcgtacgctatgtcggtgcagcagcgg gagcttgcacctctgaagcttcggtctcacgggatcagccttggagggatgcgctatgatgagcggtacacaccttatgttagggaggcaggacttctccctttcattgagttggtccgccggtcgacgccacccaacaatgttgcagcactcaccgcgcttattgatcattggaggccggagacacacactttccatcttcggaccggggagatgaccgtgacgctgcaggatattgctatgatcaccggtcttcCTATCGATGGCAATCCTTTATGTATGAACACCGATTCTGAAGGGTGGCGCGCGCAGATGCAAGCCCTTATCGGTATGGTTCCTCCGGAGCCTCGGGAGCCAGAAAGGGAACataagaagaaggaaagagtcgcaGCGGGCGCTACTTTCACGTGGATATCATCGAACTTCGCTCATTGCCCCGATGATGCTAATGAGGACATGGTGAAGACAtatgctcgtgtctacatgtggtacgtgatatcgaggacaatgtttgctgatggcacaggcaagcatgctccatggatgtggctgaaggcgttgaacgtcttcgatagcaaatggagttggggttcggcgacactagcttacttgtatcgacag ttggacgatgccagttgtaggcacactggaggtattggtggttgtctgctcgcactttccatatggagctgggagcgtttgccggttggacgacctaagaccgtgaagtacgaggattgggacgataaagacgacccactacggctccccacttgggcttacaagtgggatgtgttaAATGAGACGACGGATGATCCCTCGGTAATGTACAAGTTGTACAAGAGCGAGCTGGACGCGATCACGCCTGAGCAG GTGGAATGGGAGCCGTATGAAAAAGGAGAGAGTTTTGGTAACCCTATAGAGTTCAAGCTTAATCCGATGTGCATTAGGGATAGGGATCTCTGGCATATGcggtgcccactgatatgcaactgggcggttgagcttcacctgccacatcgggtgttccgccagtttggtttgttccagccacacccgccggaGTGGGAGGACACGGACAAGTTGCTACACGA GTTGGATAGGAAAAAGCAGCGGAAGATCAAGGATTGGGCCAGCCATCACAGGAAGTATGTCGTGCAGTTCGCTCTTAGTGTGGAGCAAGCAAGGGCTGGAAAACGAGCCCAGCTTCGTGAGCACTGCCCGATCGCGTTCAACAACTATCTCGCATGGTTTCTTGCAAGTACCCGCGTGGAGGTATGCCAGCCGGCGTATGCTGAGGAGATTCTGGAAGAACCCACCTTTTTCATGAGGTAG